Within Candidatus Desulfatibia profunda, the genomic segment TGCCGGCTACGGAAACGGACCGATCGACGCCGCTTTTAACAGTATTGCCAAATTGACGGGCACAGAATCCGAACTTTTGAGATTTTCGGTGAGCGCACTGACCGGCGGTACCGACGCCCAAGGTGAAGTCACCGTGCGTTTAAAAGAAAACGGCCTGGTGGCACTGGGTAGAGGAGCGGACCCCGACATCATTACTGCCAGCGCCAAAGCGTATATCAACGGGCTGAACCGCCTGGAATATTTGAAAGCCCACCCTGTCCAGGCAACAACATAGTCCGTCTCGCGAAATCACGTACTGAAGTAGCCAAAAACACTGAAGGGGCTTTAAAGCCCCTTCAGTACTGATTCTTCATACCTGATTGAGATCTTCGGGTTAGTCTCCCATGTTAGCCATGTAATCATCATATTTGGTTTCAAGAAAAAGTTTATGCTTGGCTTCCTCCTGCGAAAGCACTTGGAAGAGCTTTTTACTTTTGGCATCTTCGACCTCTTTTTCAAGCTTGTTATAAAGCGCCAGCGCTTTTTCCTCGCGTTTCATGGCAAGCATCAAAAGCTCATTGTATCCCATCCCTTCCTGGTATTCCATGTCGACAACATAATTGCTGCGCTTGATATCGGTAATCCACTTGAGTTTGTATTCGGCGACATTTTGATCAACACCTTGCGTTAAAAACTTTTCCAGCATGGCCTGATGTTTGCGTTCTTGTGCGGCGAA encodes:
- a CDS encoding ferritin family protein, producing MQFENLKAIIDFAIEKEKEAAEFYDDVSEREPFAGSKEMLKEFAAQERKHQAMLEKFLTQGVDQNVAEYKLKWITDIKRSNYVVDMEYQEGMGYNELLMLAMKREEKALALYNKLEKEVEDAKSKKLFQVLSQEEAKHKLFLETKYDDYMANMGD